A segment of the Catenuloplanes nepalensis genome:
CATGAGCGAGCTGACCAGCAGTTCCGCGTCGAGTGAGTCCTCGGCCGCGTTGCGTTCGGCCAGTTCACGGGCCAATTCATCGGTGGTACGGGAGAACGTGGCCTGGAAGATCTGCTGCGGTCGCGGGTCGCCGGAGTCGAAGCCGCCGAGCGCCTGGTAGAGGAACGCGATCACGCTCGGCACGTCGGTGGCCCGCAGCGCCGCCGAGACCGCCTGGAACATCGACGCGCGGTTGCCGGGTTCGACCGGGCTGGCACTGAAGACCGCGCGGAAGTTGTCGACCACGACGCCGAGCACGTCGGTGCAGGCGGTGGTGACGATGTCGTCGATCGAGGCGAAGTGGTTGAAGACCGTGCGCCGGGAGACGTCCGCGCGCGCGGCGAGCTGATCGAC
Coding sequences within it:
- a CDS encoding TetR/AcrR family transcriptional regulator, yielding MLPTDRRAALKARHRRDIIDAATALISESGAARFSVDQLAARADVSRRTVFNHFASIDDIVTTACTDVLGVVVDNFRAVFSASPVEPGNRASMFQAVSAALRATDVPSVIAFLYQALGGFDSGDPRPQQIFQATFSRTTDELARELAERNAAEDSLDAELLVSSLMHGVEVIAHRWIAETGAATDDAALALWGRLLDRLIDNIRTGY